One window of Cohnella hashimotonis genomic DNA carries:
- the lexA gene encoding transcriptional repressor LexA, translating into MSKMSNRQSAILEFIKNEVKDKGYPPSVREIGEAVGLASSSTVHGHLDRLEKKGLIRRDPTKPRAIEITDGEQDPVIQFAQSVRQVPLVGKVTAGVPITATENIEEYFPLPAQMVGEQTVFMLSVRGDSMIDAGIHSGDYVIVRQQQTATNGDIVVAMTEEDEATVKTFYKERDHIRLQPENTTMEPLRLNNVSILGKVIGLIRSIR; encoded by the coding sequence GTGTCGAAGATGTCCAACCGTCAATCCGCCATATTGGAATTCATCAAGAACGAAGTCAAGGACAAAGGCTATCCCCCATCGGTGCGCGAGATCGGCGAAGCCGTCGGACTCGCTTCGAGCTCTACCGTGCACGGTCATCTCGACCGTCTTGAAAAGAAAGGCCTGATTCGCCGGGACCCGACCAAGCCGCGCGCAATCGAGATTACGGACGGCGAACAAGATCCCGTCATCCAGTTCGCGCAGTCCGTTCGTCAGGTCCCGCTCGTTGGCAAGGTCACGGCAGGCGTACCGATCACCGCGACGGAGAATATCGAGGAGTACTTCCCGCTCCCCGCCCAGATGGTCGGCGAGCAGACGGTATTCATGCTCTCCGTCAGAGGCGACAGCATGATCGACGCCGGCATCCACAGTGGCGATTACGTCATCGTACGCCAGCAGCAGACGGCTACCAACGGCGATATCGTTGTGGCCATGACCGAGGAAGACGAAGCGACGGTCAAGACGTTTTACAAGGAGCGCGACCACATCCGCCTCCAACCGGAGAACACCACGATGGAGCCGCTGCGCTTGAACAACGTCAGCATTTTGGGCAAAGTCATCGGTTTAATCCGCAGCATTCGTTAA
- a CDS encoding HAD family hydrolase, with protein sequence MKIQAVMFDLDDTLLWDDRSVKQAFEATCELASQEAGVDAAALEEAVRREARALYETYETFPFTQMIGINPFEGLWGNFKAGEHEMFRRMEAIVPDYRREAWTRGLKALGVDDPVLGAKLAEEFPAHRRKLPLAYEETFEVLDALKSRYKLLLLTNGSPDLQEEKLAMTPELIPYFDEIVISGQFGEGKPSPKLFAHALGRLGLQAEDCVMVGDKLTTDIKGANGVGMISIWINRHGAVRGDEIVPSFEIASLNELQPLLNKLSAE encoded by the coding sequence ATGAAGATTCAAGCGGTTATGTTCGATTTGGACGATACGCTGCTTTGGGATGATCGAAGCGTAAAGCAAGCCTTCGAGGCGACATGCGAGCTAGCTTCGCAGGAAGCCGGCGTCGATGCGGCAGCTTTGGAGGAGGCGGTAAGACGCGAAGCGCGCGCGCTATACGAGACATACGAGACATTTCCTTTCACGCAGATGATCGGGATCAACCCGTTTGAGGGTTTATGGGGGAACTTCAAGGCCGGAGAGCATGAAATGTTCAGGCGGATGGAGGCGATCGTGCCGGACTACAGGCGGGAAGCTTGGACGCGCGGGCTCAAGGCGCTCGGCGTAGACGATCCGGTGCTCGGCGCCAAGCTTGCGGAGGAGTTTCCGGCGCATCGCCGGAAGCTGCCGCTCGCCTACGAGGAAACGTTCGAGGTGCTTGATGCGCTCAAGAGCCGTTACAAACTACTTCTCCTTACGAACGGTTCTCCGGATTTGCAGGAGGAGAAGCTTGCGATGACACCGGAGTTGATCCCATATTTCGACGAGATCGTCATTTCCGGTCAGTTCGGGGAAGGCAAGCCGTCTCCGAAGCTGTTCGCGCATGCGCTTGGGCGCCTTGGGCTGCAGGCGGAAGATTGCGTCATGGTCGGCGACAAGCTGACGACCGATATCAAGGGCGCGAACGGCGTCGGGATGATCTCGATCTGGATTAACCGTCACGGAGCCGTGCGCGGCGACGAGATCGTGCCAAGCTTCGAGATCGCCAGCCTGAACGAATTGCAGCCGCTGCTTAACAAGCTGTCCGCTGAATGA
- a CDS encoding DEAD/DEAH box helicase, with protein sequence MNPLTGKAATMEEWLEHLKLNREIMENVTYWHTQPARPARTSPFPPELDPRLAAALGARNIASLYTHQALAFESVRAGRHVVTVTPTASGKTLCYNLPVLQRLLTDPSARALYLFPTKALAQDQVAELQELADAMEVDIKTHTYDGDTPPTVRQVIRNAGHIVVTNPDMLHSAILPHHTKWVKLFENLKYIVIDELHAYRGVFGSHVANVIRRLKRICRFYGSNPQFLCASATIANPREHAERLIEEPFALVDDNGAPAGEKHLVFYNPPVVNRQLGIRRSSVLESQKLASLLLRSGIQTIVFARSRVRVEILLTYLQELTKREFGPKSIRGYRGGYLPKLRREIEKGLRSGEIRGVVSTNALELGIDIGQLQACVLNGYPGSIASTWQQSGRAGRRHGSSVTFLVASSNPLDQYLIQHPDYFLGRPPEEARIHPDNLLILLDHIKCAAYELPFEAGDTFGGEKLVDLLEFLAEEKVLHENAGRWYWMEQAFPAHGISLRSAAQENFVIIDMTEGHRVLGEVDRFGAPTLIHEEAIYLHEGVQYQVEKLDYPEKKAYVRQVNVDYFTDASLAVELKVLHVDKERESPGGAIVRQYGELMVTAKPTIFKKMRLRTHENIGSGPIHLPEEELHTSGYWFSFSEEAAAVRSANDMQSALLGLANVLVHLAPLHLMCDPMDICVVPQVKAVHTKQPTIYFYDRYPGGIGLSQRLYEKHDELLAEAGRLIEGCGCLSGCPACVGPIEEVGLLGKDLALGLLQRTAGAAG encoded by the coding sequence ATGAACCCTTTGACGGGAAAAGCGGCGACGATGGAGGAATGGCTGGAGCATCTGAAGCTGAACCGGGAGATCATGGAAAACGTGACCTACTGGCATACGCAGCCTGCCCGGCCCGCGCGGACCTCGCCCTTTCCGCCGGAGCTCGATCCGAGGCTGGCCGCCGCGCTCGGGGCGAGGAATATCGCTTCGCTCTATACCCACCAGGCTTTGGCCTTCGAGTCGGTCCGCGCCGGCCGTCACGTCGTGACCGTCACGCCGACGGCGTCCGGTAAGACGCTGTGCTACAACCTGCCGGTGCTGCAGCGGCTTTTGACCGATCCGAGCGCGAGGGCGCTTTATCTGTTCCCGACAAAGGCCCTCGCCCAGGACCAGGTGGCCGAGCTGCAGGAGCTGGCCGACGCGATGGAGGTCGATATCAAGACGCATACGTACGACGGCGATACGCCGCCCACCGTCCGTCAGGTCATTCGCAACGCCGGCCATATCGTCGTGACGAACCCGGATATGCTCCACTCGGCCATCCTGCCGCATCACACGAAGTGGGTCAAGCTGTTTGAAAACCTGAAATATATCGTCATCGACGAACTGCACGCTTATCGCGGCGTGTTCGGCAGCCATGTGGCCAACGTCATCCGCAGGTTGAAGCGAATTTGCCGGTTTTACGGAAGCAATCCGCAGTTTTTGTGCGCTTCCGCTACGATCGCCAATCCGCGCGAGCACGCCGAACGTCTGATCGAGGAGCCGTTCGCGCTCGTCGACGACAATGGCGCGCCGGCAGGGGAGAAGCATCTTGTTTTCTACAATCCGCCCGTCGTCAACCGGCAGCTCGGCATCCGGCGTTCGAGCGTGCTGGAATCGCAAAAGCTGGCGTCGCTGCTGCTTCGCAGCGGCATTCAGACGATCGTATTCGCGCGCAGCCGCGTCCGCGTAGAGATCTTGCTCACTTACCTGCAGGAGCTGACCAAACGGGAATTCGGGCCAAAGTCGATTCGCGGCTATCGGGGCGGTTATCTGCCGAAGCTGCGGCGCGAGATCGAGAAGGGGCTGCGAAGCGGCGAGATTCGCGGCGTCGTCAGCACCAACGCGCTCGAGCTCGGCATCGATATCGGCCAGCTGCAAGCCTGCGTGCTTAACGGCTACCCGGGCTCCATCGCCAGCACGTGGCAGCAGTCCGGACGGGCGGGACGCCGGCACGGCAGCTCCGTTACGTTTCTCGTCGCCAGCAGCAACCCGCTCGATCAATACTTGATTCAGCACCCGGATTATTTTCTAGGACGTCCGCCGGAGGAAGCGCGCATCCATCCGGACAACCTGTTGATTTTGCTCGATCATATCAAGTGCGCCGCGTACGAGCTGCCGTTCGAAGCCGGGGATACGTTCGGCGGGGAGAAGCTAGTCGATCTGCTCGAATTTCTTGCGGAAGAGAAGGTGCTGCACGAGAACGCCGGCCGCTGGTACTGGATGGAGCAGGCGTTCCCGGCGCACGGCATCTCGCTTCGCTCCGCGGCGCAGGAGAATTTCGTCATTATCGACATGACGGAAGGCCACCGCGTGCTCGGCGAGGTCGACCGGTTCGGCGCGCCGACGCTCATCCACGAGGAAGCGATCTATTTGCACGAGGGCGTGCAGTATCAGGTCGAGAAGCTGGACTATCCGGAAAAGAAGGCTTACGTGCGCCAGGTCAACGTGGACTATTTTACGGACGCGAGTCTCGCTGTCGAGCTTAAGGTGCTGCACGTGGACAAGGAGCGCGAGTCGCCGGGCGGCGCCATCGTGCGTCAATACGGTGAGCTGATGGTGACTGCCAAGCCGACGATTTTCAAAAAAATGCGACTGCGTACGCACGAGAATATCGGCTCCGGGCCGATCCATCTGCCCGAAGAGGAGCTGCATACGAGCGGCTACTGGTTCTCGTTCTCCGAGGAAGCCGCCGCCGTCCGCAGCGCGAACGACATGCAATCCGCCTTGCTCGGGCTCGCCAACGTGCTCGTCCATCTGGCGCCGCTGCATCTGATGTGCGATCCGATGGACATCTGTGTCGTGCCCCAGGTGAAGGCCGTGCATACGAAGCAGCCGACGATCTACTTTTACGACCGCTATCCGGGCGGCATCGGCCTCAGCCAGCGCCTCTACGAAAAGCATGACGAGCTGCTCGCGGAGGCCGGGCGCCTCATTGAGGGTTGCGGCTGCCTGAGCGGCTGCCCGGCTTGCGTCGGACCGATCGAGGAAGTCGGCTTGCTTGGCAAGGATCTGGCGCTCGGGCTGCTGCAAAGAACGGCAGGTGCGGCAGGATGA
- a CDS encoding cupin domain-containing protein: MAKVRVRNTNELIEGEDNVRSFLDKQGVLYEHWNPSKLPERLQENFELSADDKTEILSTFDAEIRDLAGRRGYKTWDIVVLSESTPNIEELLKKFEQIHTHTEDEVRAITAGEGIFIIRGDEATGYFDVILSAGDVISVPEGSVHFFTLTESKKVVAVRLFIETEGWIAHPYEDPAFVK, encoded by the coding sequence ATGGCAAAAGTTCGCGTACGCAATACGAACGAGCTGATCGAAGGCGAAGACAACGTCCGTTCCTTCCTTGACAAACAAGGCGTGCTTTACGAACATTGGAATCCTTCCAAGCTGCCCGAGCGTCTGCAGGAGAACTTCGAATTAAGCGCTGACGACAAAACCGAGATCCTTTCGACCTTCGACGCCGAGATTCGCGATTTGGCCGGCCGCCGCGGCTACAAGACTTGGGATATCGTCGTATTGTCCGAATCGACGCCGAATATCGAGGAATTACTGAAGAAGTTCGAGCAGATCCATACGCACACCGAAGACGAAGTCCGGGCGATCACGGCCGGCGAAGGCATCTTCATTATCCGCGGCGACGAAGCGACCGGATATTTCGACGTCATCCTGAGCGCAGGCGACGTTATCTCCGTTCCGGAGGGCAGCGTTCACTTCTTCACCCTGACTGAATCCAAGAAGGTCGTCGCCGTCCGCCTGTTCATCGAGACCGAGGGCTGGATCGCGCATCCTTACGAGGATCCTGCGTTCGTTAAATAA
- the metH gene encoding methionine synthase yields MTLTDKKAPLQELLKKRILILDGAMGTMIQQANLTAEDFGGEELEGCNEMLVLTRPDVIQCIHEQYLAAGSDIIETNTFGSTSVVLAEYDIPEKAREINLAAARLAREACDKYSTPDKPRYAAGALGPTTKTLSVTGGVTFDQLVEDYREQVVALMEGGVDAILIETCQDTLNVKAASIGVRAAFERMGRTLPIMISGTIEPMGTTLAGQNIESFYVSLEHLNPVSFGLNCATGPEFMRDHIRTLSAIAKSGVSCYPNAGLPDENGHYHESPDSLARKLRAFAEQGWINIAGGCCGTTPAHIKAIADAMADVAPRVQAGEHPPAVSGIETVYIESENRPYMVGERTNVLGSRKFKRLIAEGKYEEASEIARAQVKSGAHVIDVCLQDPDRDETEDMKKFLDFVTKKVKAPLMVDTTDPAVIDMSLKYIQGKTLINSINLEDGEEKFEKVVPILHKYGAAVVVGTIDERGQAITREDKLEVAVRSHDLLVNKYGLQAEDLIFDALVFPVGTGDEQYIGSAKETIEGIRLIKERLPKCQTILGVSNISFGLPEAGREVLNSVFLYECTKAGLDYAIVNTEKLERYASIPEHERRLAEELLYNTNDETLAEFVAAFRDKKVEKKVKAENLPLEERLAGYVVEGSKEGLHADLDEALAKYAPLDIINGPLMAGMSEVGRLFNNNELIVAEVLQSAEVMKASVAHLEPHMEKADSAVKGKIMLATVKGDVHDIGKNLVEIILSNNGYKIVNLGIKVPPDQLIAAYREEKPDAIGLSGLLVKSAQQMVLTAQDLKSAGIDAPILVGGAALTRKFTKTRIAPEYDGVVLYAKDAMDGLDIANKLSDPAQRAAIEQEHRTALATLEREEEKPAMPAPTRARSASVSPDAPVFAPPDYDRHVLRDYPLAHVLPYVNLQMLMGHHLGLKGNVEELLKAGDERTTQLKDTIDGIMADAQTNGWLKPQAMYRFFPAQGDGNDILIYDPADRKTVIKKFTFPRQAVEPFLCLADFLKPVDSGVMDTVGFLVVTAGNGTREQAEKWKESGDYLRSHALLATALEVAEGMAERVHQIMRDNWGFPDPADMTMKQRFGARYQGIRVSFGYPACPDLEDQGPLFELMKPEDIGVQLTEGFMMEPEASVSAMVFAHPDARYFNVDKA; encoded by the coding sequence ATGACTTTAACCGATAAGAAAGCCCCATTGCAAGAGCTGCTGAAGAAGCGGATCCTCATCCTCGACGGCGCTATGGGCACGATGATTCAGCAGGCGAACCTGACGGCGGAAGATTTCGGAGGCGAAGAGCTCGAGGGCTGCAACGAAATGCTCGTGCTGACCCGCCCTGATGTCATCCAATGCATTCATGAGCAATATCTCGCGGCGGGCTCGGACATTATCGAGACCAACACGTTCGGCTCGACGTCGGTCGTGCTGGCTGAATACGACATTCCCGAAAAGGCGAGAGAGATCAACCTGGCCGCGGCTAGGCTCGCGCGCGAGGCTTGCGACAAGTATTCGACGCCGGACAAGCCGCGATATGCAGCTGGCGCGCTGGGTCCGACGACCAAGACGTTGTCGGTAACGGGCGGCGTGACATTCGATCAACTGGTCGAGGATTACCGCGAGCAAGTCGTGGCGCTTATGGAAGGCGGCGTGGATGCGATCCTGATCGAGACTTGCCAGGATACGCTTAACGTCAAGGCGGCGAGCATCGGCGTCAGGGCGGCGTTCGAGCGGATGGGGCGCACGCTGCCGATCATGATCAGCGGCACGATCGAGCCGATGGGCACGACGCTGGCAGGCCAGAATATCGAATCGTTTTACGTTTCGCTCGAGCACCTGAACCCGGTGTCGTTCGGCTTGAACTGCGCGACCGGCCCCGAGTTCATGCGGGATCATATCCGTACGCTGTCCGCGATTGCGAAGTCCGGCGTCAGCTGCTATCCGAACGCAGGGCTGCCGGACGAGAACGGACATTATCACGAGTCGCCCGATTCGCTCGCGCGCAAGCTGCGCGCATTCGCCGAACAGGGCTGGATCAACATCGCGGGCGGCTGCTGCGGCACGACGCCGGCGCATATCAAGGCGATCGCGGATGCGATGGCCGACGTGGCGCCGCGCGTTCAGGCAGGCGAGCATCCGCCTGCCGTATCCGGCATCGAGACGGTGTATATCGAGAGCGAAAATCGCCCTTACATGGTAGGCGAACGGACGAACGTACTCGGCTCCCGCAAGTTCAAGCGGCTCATCGCCGAGGGCAAGTACGAGGAGGCGTCAGAGATCGCGCGCGCCCAGGTGAAGAGCGGCGCACATGTCATCGACGTCTGCCTGCAGGATCCGGACCGCGACGAGACGGAAGACATGAAGAAATTTCTCGACTTCGTCACGAAAAAGGTCAAAGCGCCGCTGATGGTCGATACGACCGATCCGGCCGTCATCGATATGTCGCTCAAATACATCCAGGGCAAAACATTAATTAACTCCATTAATCTTGAGGACGGCGAGGAGAAGTTCGAAAAGGTCGTGCCGATCCTTCACAAATACGGCGCGGCCGTCGTCGTCGGCACGATCGACGAGCGCGGGCAGGCGATCACGCGGGAAGACAAGCTTGAGGTGGCTGTCCGTTCGCATGACCTGCTGGTGAACAAGTACGGCTTGCAGGCGGAGGACCTTATATTCGACGCCCTCGTCTTTCCCGTCGGTACCGGCGACGAGCAATATATCGGTTCCGCCAAGGAGACGATCGAAGGCATCCGTCTCATCAAGGAGCGTCTGCCGAAGTGCCAGACGATTCTCGGCGTCAGCAACATCTCGTTCGGACTTCCCGAGGCCGGCCGCGAGGTGCTGAACTCCGTGTTTCTTTACGAATGCACGAAGGCGGGGCTCGACTACGCGATCGTCAATACGGAAAAGCTCGAGCGCTACGCGTCCATTCCCGAGCATGAACGCAGACTTGCCGAAGAGCTGCTCTACAATACGAACGACGAGACGCTTGCCGAATTCGTGGCCGCCTTCCGGGACAAGAAGGTAGAAAAGAAGGTCAAAGCCGAAAACCTGCCGCTTGAAGAGCGTCTGGCCGGCTATGTCGTCGAAGGCAGCAAGGAAGGACTGCACGCCGATCTCGACGAGGCGCTTGCGAAGTACGCGCCGCTCGACATCATCAACGGTCCGCTTATGGCGGGGATGTCGGAGGTCGGACGTCTTTTTAACAACAATGAGCTGATCGTGGCCGAGGTGCTGCAGAGCGCGGAGGTTATGAAGGCGTCGGTCGCGCATCTGGAGCCGCACATGGAAAAGGCGGACTCCGCCGTGAAAGGCAAAATTATGCTTGCGACGGTCAAAGGCGACGTCCACGATATCGGCAAAAACCTCGTCGAGATCATTCTCTCGAACAATGGCTACAAGATCGTCAACCTCGGCATCAAGGTGCCGCCGGACCAGCTCATCGCCGCGTACCGCGAGGAGAAGCCGGACGCGATCGGACTGTCGGGCCTGCTAGTCAAAAGCGCGCAGCAAATGGTGCTGACCGCGCAGGACCTGAAGAGCGCCGGCATCGACGCCCCGATCCTCGTCGGCGGCGCTGCGCTGACGCGCAAGTTCACAAAGACGCGGATCGCGCCCGAATACGACGGTGTCGTGCTCTATGCCAAGGACGCGATGGACGGGCTCGACATCGCCAACAAACTGAGCGATCCCGCGCAGCGCGCCGCGATCGAGCAAGAGCACCGGACCGCGCTCGCCACGCTCGAGCGCGAGGAGGAGAAGCCGGCGATGCCCGCGCCGACGCGCGCGCGCAGCGCCAGCGTATCGCCGGACGCGCCCGTATTCGCGCCGCCGGATTACGATCGCCACGTCCTGCGCGATTACCCGCTCGCGCACGTGCTGCCGTACGTGAACCTGCAGATGCTGATGGGTCACCATCTCGGTCTTAAAGGCAACGTCGAGGAGCTGCTCAAGGCGGGAGACGAGCGCACGACGCAGCTGAAGGACACGATCGACGGCATTATGGCCGACGCCCAGACGAACGGCTGGCTGAAGCCGCAGGCGATGTACCGCTTTTTCCCGGCGCAGGGAGACGGCAACGACATTTTGATCTACGATCCGGCCGACCGCAAGACGGTGATCAAGAAGTTCACGTTTCCGCGGCAGGCGGTGGAGCCGTTCCTGTGCCTGGCGGACTTCCTGAAGCCCGTGGACAGCGGCGTTATGGATACTGTCGGCTTCCTCGTCGTGACGGCAGGCAACGGTACGCGCGAGCAGGCTGAGAAGTGGAAGGAGAGCGGCGACTACTTGCGCTCGCATGCGCTGCTCGCGACCGCGCTCGAGGTGGCGGAAGGCATGGCGGAGAGGGTGCACCAGATCATGCGCGACAACTGGGGCTTCCCGGACCCGGCCGACATGACGATGAAGCAGCGCTTCGGCGCCAGGTACCAGGGCATCCGCGTGTCGTTCGGCTACCCGGCTTGCCCGGATCTCGAAGATCAGGGGCCGCTGTTCGAGCTGATGAAGCCCGAAGACATCGGCGTTCAGCTGACCGAAGGCTTCATGATGGAGCCGGAAGCGTCGGTATCCGCGATGGTATTCGCGCATCCGGACGCCAGGTATTTTAACGTCGACAAGGCTTAA
- a CDS encoding LysM peptidoglycan-binding domain-containing protein — translation MNGKLGPERTPAPTARAKRTASALSFQSLFSFKGLRLFLIPIVALLIYAGLSMMTASAEPDAVRQAGAYEATVTVDSGDTLWSIAENAKPSRMKTIEAVHLIMKRNGLTSSTIASGQRLVLPAKLSDSIR, via the coding sequence ATGAATGGAAAGCTGGGGCCGGAGCGAACGCCCGCTCCGACCGCTCGAGCCAAGAGAACGGCCTCGGCGCTCAGTTTTCAATCGCTTTTCTCCTTTAAGGGTCTTCGGCTGTTTCTGATTCCGATCGTCGCGCTGCTGATCTATGCGGGGTTGTCCATGATGACTGCGTCGGCCGAGCCCGACGCCGTTCGTCAAGCTGGAGCATATGAAGCGACCGTTACGGTCGACAGCGGAGACACGTTATGGTCGATCGCGGAGAATGCCAAGCCTTCCCGCATGAAGACGATTGAGGCCGTACATCTGATTATGAAGCGCAACGGATTGACTTCATCCACGATCGCTTCAGGTCAACGCCTGGTCCTTCCGGCCAAGCTGTCCGACTCTATTCGATAG
- the glnA gene encoding type I glutamate--ammonia ligase produces MSYSREDIIRIAKEENVRFIRLQFTDLMGIIKNVEIPVSQLQKALDNKMMFDGSSIEGYVRIEESDMYLYPDLDTWVVFPWVTEDRVARLICDVYMPDGTPFAGDPRGILKRALEEAEELGYTSFNVGPEPEFFLFQTDEKGNPTTELNDQGGYFDLAPTDLGENCRRDIVLMLEEMGFEIEASHHEVAPGQHEIDFKYADAIKAADQIQTFKLVVKTIARKHGLHATFMPKPLYGMNGSGMHCHQSLFKGSENAFYDANDRLGLSTVARHYMAGILQHARGMAAITNPTVNSFKRLVPGYEAPCYVAWSASNRSPMIRIPASRGLSTRVEVRNPDPAANPYLALAVMLKSGLDGIRNKTALPAPVDRNIYVMSDEERIDAGIPSLPLNLREALSEMLRDEVVCEALGDHALTHFYEMKEIEYDIYRTQVHQWERDQYLTTY; encoded by the coding sequence ATGAGCTACTCGCGCGAGGATATCATTCGGATTGCCAAGGAAGAAAACGTACGCTTCATTCGCTTGCAATTTACCGATCTGATGGGCATCATCAAAAACGTGGAAATCCCCGTAAGCCAGCTCCAGAAGGCGTTGGACAACAAAATGATGTTCGACGGCTCCTCCATCGAAGGCTATGTCCGGATCGAGGAGTCCGACATGTATTTGTATCCGGATCTCGATACGTGGGTCGTTTTCCCGTGGGTTACGGAAGATCGCGTCGCGCGTCTCATCTGCGACGTTTATATGCCTGACGGCACGCCTTTTGCCGGCGATCCGCGCGGCATCTTGAAGCGTGCGCTCGAAGAGGCGGAGGAACTCGGCTATACGTCGTTTAATGTCGGACCGGAACCTGAGTTTTTCCTGTTCCAGACCGACGAGAAAGGCAACCCGACGACCGAGCTCAACGACCAGGGCGGATACTTCGATCTCGCGCCGACCGACCTCGGCGAGAATTGCCGCCGCGACATCGTGCTTATGCTCGAGGAGATGGGCTTCGAGATCGAAGCTTCCCACCACGAGGTCGCACCGGGGCAGCACGAGATCGACTTCAAATATGCGGACGCCATCAAGGCGGCCGACCAGATCCAGACGTTCAAGCTGGTCGTCAAGACGATCGCTCGCAAGCACGGCCTGCACGCGACCTTTATGCCGAAGCCGCTTTACGGCATGAACGGTTCGGGCATGCACTGCCATCAATCGCTGTTCAAGGGCTCGGAAAATGCGTTCTACGATGCGAACGACCGTCTCGGTCTAAGCACAGTGGCGCGTCACTATATGGCCGGTATTCTGCAGCACGCTCGCGGCATGGCCGCCATTACGAATCCGACCGTCAACTCGTTTAAGCGCCTCGTACCGGGCTATGAAGCCCCATGTTACGTCGCGTGGTCGGCGAGCAACCGCAGCCCGATGATCCGCATTCCGGCATCCCGCGGACTGAGCACGCGCGTCGAAGTTCGCAACCCGGATCCGGCTGCCAATCCGTATCTGGCGCTTGCGGTCATGCTGAAGTCAGGACTCGACGGTATTCGCAACAAGACAGCGCTGCCGGCGCCTGTAGACCGCAACATCTACGTCATGAGCGACGAAGAGCGGATCGACGCCGGCATTCCGAGTCTGCCGCTCAACCTTCGCGAAGCGCTCTCCGAGATGCTGCGCGACGAGGTTGTGTGCGAGGCGCTCGGCGATCACGCGCTCACGCATTTTTATGAAATGAAGGAAATCGAATACGACATTTATCGCACTCAGGTTCACCAATGGGAGCGGGATCAGTATTTGACGACTTATTGA
- a CDS encoding DUF896 domain-containing protein, with translation MEFDKLIARINELAHKHKTMGLTEDEAVERQKLRQVYLDNFKRNFRQQLDQIEWTDEPPEDTIKH, from the coding sequence ATGGAATTCGACAAGCTGATCGCTCGGATTAACGAGTTGGCACATAAACATAAGACGATGGGATTGACCGAGGATGAAGCCGTCGAGCGGCAAAAGCTGCGTCAGGTTTATCTGGACAACTTCAAACGAAACTTCAGGCAGCAGCTCGATCAGATCGAATGGACCGACGAACCGCCGGAAGATACGATAAAGCATTGA